In a genomic window of Aggregatimonas sangjinii:
- a CDS encoding head GIN domain-containing protein: MLVLIFFIGNLSAQDETVTIKIGVFREIKAFDGLAVNLIKSKENKAVISGTNTQDVNIVNNDGVLKLRMKLTKIFSGYRTFVDVHYTGEIVIIDVNEDARITSKETMKQDVLELKAQEGGELVVNAEVEQLLIKTVTGGVIETTGTSDLQDVAINTGGVYEGKDLKTKFTTVNVNAGSRAEIYASDYVKATVKAGGEVLVYGDPAKMEEKTVFGGTVKRVQ; the protein is encoded by the coding sequence TTGTTAGTACTTATATTTTTTATAGGTAATTTATCGGCACAGGATGAAACCGTTACGATAAAGATTGGCGTGTTCCGGGAAATCAAGGCCTTTGATGGACTGGCGGTAAACCTTATTAAATCCAAAGAGAACAAGGCGGTCATTTCCGGTACCAATACGCAGGACGTGAACATTGTCAACAATGATGGTGTTTTAAAATTGCGTATGAAACTCACTAAGATTTTTAGTGGTTATCGGACTTTTGTAGATGTGCACTATACCGGCGAAATCGTAATAATCGATGTAAACGAGGATGCGCGTATTACCTCAAAGGAAACGATGAAGCAAGATGTTCTCGAACTTAAGGCCCAGGAAGGTGGTGAACTAGTCGTTAATGCCGAAGTGGAGCAATTGTTGATAAAAACGGTTACGGGGGGCGTCATTGAAACGACCGGTACATCCGACTTGCAGGATGTAGCGATCAATACCGGGGGTGTTTACGAGGGCAAGGATTTAAAGACCAAATTTACGACGGTCAATGTCAACGCAGGTTCAAGAGCTGAAATCTACGCCTCCGATTATGTAAAAGCTACGGTAAAGGCCGGTGGTGAGGTTTTGGTATATGGCGACCCGGCAAAAATGGAAGAAAAGACAGTATTCGGGGGTACGGTTAAAAGGGTGCAATAA